A window of Babesia microti strain RI chromosome III, complete genome contains these coding sequences:
- a CDS encoding dihydrolipoamide dehydrogenase (overlaps_old_locusTagID:BBM_III04265), with the protein MILSRLKRFSRSLDLAVIGGGPGGYVAAIKAAQEGLNVACIEHRGSLGGTCLNVGCIPSKLLINTAYNYHFISHGLAGTGLSVSGVSYKFGDIVAAKDKCVKSLIQGIEFLFKKNKVQYIKGWGTIKSPTQIQVTTSAGTDILEAKNIIIATGSIPSPFPPLPFSDKVVSSDQVLSLPTCPKSMIIVGAGAIGLEMASVFNWLGTKVKVLEFSKKICSVMDHEISDALKTALVKQGIEIHTDTKVNGGTESSTGVKVTADKNGEYVDHEVELVLVATGRIPYTENLGLEAIGVETIRGKVPVTSNLSLEKYPNIYAIGDVIDGPMLAHKAEDDGVFVVGQIVGRDLAHLDYNTVPSVIYTHPEVSGVGQTEQSLIESGIKYTKGVFPLVANSRAKLANETTGFVKVLSDEESGKILGAWIFGTQASELIATFGLAITYGASAQDVSRVCFAHPTVSEAIKEACLAAHSKPIHF; encoded by the exons ATGATTTTATCCAGATTGAAACGCTTTTCTAGAAG TTTAGACTTAGCTGTAATTGGAGGAGGGCCTGGTGGATATGTGGCGGCAATCAAAGCGGCGCAAGAGGGTCTAAATGTGGCCTGCATTGAACACCGGGGGTCACTGGGAGGTACTTGCTTGAATGTGGGTTGTATACCGTCAAAGCTGCTGATTAATACTGCTTATAATTATCAC TTCATTAGCCACGGCTTGGCAGGCACTGGACTATCTGTGTCTGGTGTGTCATACAAATTTGGTGATATCGTAGCCGCAAAggataaatgtgtaaaGTCTCTTATACAAGGTATAGaatttttgttcaaaaaGAATAAGGTACAATACATCAAG GGCTGGGGTACCATAAAATCACCAACACAAATTCAAGTAACTACCAGTGCTGGCACAGATATTTTGGAAGCTAAGAACATAATAATCGCTACAGGATCGATTCCTTCCCCTTTCCCACCGTTGCCCTTCTCTGATAAAGTAGTATCTTCCGACCAAGTTTTATCATTGCCGACCTGTCCCAAGTCGATGATCATAGTAGGCGCAGGGGCTATCGGTCTAGAAATGGCCAGTGTCTTTAATTGGCTTGGTACAAAGGTTAAAGTGTTGGAGTTTtctaaaaaaatatgttcGGTTATGGATCACGAAATATCAGATGCACTCAAAACAGCACTGGTTAAGCAAGGGATTGAGATACATACAGACACCAAAGTAAATGGTGGCACTGAATCTTCCACTGGAGTTAAAGTTACTGCGGATAAAAATGGTGAATATGTCGAT CATGAAGTTGAACTAGTATTGGTCGCCACAGGGAGAATCCCTTATACTGAGAATCTTGGTCTTGAAGCCATAGGAGTCGAAACAATTAGGGGAAAAGTACCTGTTACATCAAATTTGTCCCTAGAAAAGtatccaaatatatatgcaataGGGGACGTGATAGATGGGCCAATGTTGGCACATAAAGCTGAAGATGACGGGGTATTTGTCGTAGGTCAGATTGTTGGTCGTGATCTAGCACATTTGGATTATAACACCGTACCTTCTGTCATTTATACTCATCCAGAAGTTTCTGGTGTGGGCCAAACGGAGCAATCA TTAATTGAATCTGGTATAAAGTACACAAAAGGTGTATTCCCGTTGGTAGCAAATAGCAGAgcaaaattggcaaatgaGACTACGGGTTTTGTAAAGGTTCTGAGTGATGAAGAATCTGGAAAGATTCTAGGGGCTTGGATCTTTGGGACCCAGGCCAGTGAGCTAATTGCCACTTTTGGACTGGCAATTACCTATGGTGCCTCAGCACAAGATGTTTCCAGGGTTTGTTTCGCCCATCCCACAGTATCTGAGGCCATTAAAGAGGCATGTTTGGCGGCCCATAGTAAGCCTATCCACTTTTAA
- a CDS encoding chaperonin GroEL (overlaps_old_locusTagID:BBM_III04270): MSFANVALLATFISLSQDLVVESGTTKIGGKCLISNDVPLLRQCSNIRKLPLFIPNQIANSSLPRKSNISNVLNLHNSPLCSNPKEIILAEECRNSLLAGINTVADTVRVTLGPQGRNIMLEKEYGSPLIVNDGVTIARNIELSDRRLNAGAKLIQEIASTSDDRAGDGTTSTSILAAEIAKRGVEYVNKGHNPVALHKGIQKAAKIIIEEVKRLSNPVKNHTDLLNVATVATSGNVVMGNVIAKAFDKLGVNAATVLEDGPALEDELEFTEGYTFDRGFASPYFLYGEEKEALEWQNASVLVVDSRIESAQSILPILEHFAKNKQPLMIIAEDFGPEALQTFIINKMRGMLKIVAIKAPSFGERRKDYLRDISIATNATFVSKDVGISLEDITPTMLGSTTSIVVKKERTSILTKPQYLDAIKQRVDQLKREYEDSTSKYDKEKLNERIAALSGGIARIRVGASTETELSEKRLRYEDAINAVRAAMETGYVPGGGVTYLYMTKPEFVDKVMKHIEESVKAEMASSEDSDLHKPEEIEGEIELEKAGAKIVIDAMSAITRQIANNAGADGDKVVQRILSSGKEFGFGWNAKTNIYGDMIKQGVIDPTKVITSAIDHSTSVAGLLLTTEGIMVQKDQPKKAKENVNEFDE; encoded by the exons ATGAGTTTTGCTAATGTGGCTTTACTTGCCACATTCATTTCACTTTCTCAGGATTTAGTAGTGGAATCCGGTACAACAAAAATTGGAGGCAAATGTCTAATTTCAAATGACGTTCCGCTCCTTAGACAATGCAGCAATATTCGAAAATTACCCTTGTTTATCCCAAATCAGATAGCAAATAGTTCACTACCTCGCAAATCAAACATTTCAAATGTGTTAAACTTACACAATTCACCATTG tGCTCTAATCCCAAGGAAATCATACTGGCTGAGGAATGTAGAAATTCATTACTTGCTGGTATCAACACAGTTGCCGATACTGTCAGG GTAACCCTTGGCCCGCAGGGACGTAACATTATGTTGGAGAAAGAGTATGGTTCACCACTCATAGTAAATGATGGCGTTACTATCGCCAGAAACATAGAACTGAGCGATAGGAGGCTAAACGCTGGCGCAAAGCTTATTCAAGAAATTGCTAGCACATCTGATGATCGAGCTGGAGATGGTACCACGTCTACTTCGATACTGGCGGCTGAGATTGCTAAAAGG GGAGTGGAATACGTTAACAAGGGCCACAATCCTGTTGCACTCCACAAGGGAATCCAAAAGGCAGCTAAAATCATAATTGAGGAAGTCAAACGCCTCTCAAATCCCGTAAAAAACCACACagatttattaaatgtagCCACTGTTGCCACTAGTGGCAATGTAGTTATGGGTAATGTAATTGCCAAGGCTTTTGACAAACTAGGGGTAAACGCAGCTACTGTACTCGAAGATGGTCCAGCACTGGAAGATGAACTTGAATTTACCGAAGGATATACTTTTGACCGTGGTTTTGCCAGTCCATATTTCCTTTATGGCGAAGAGAAAGAAGCTCTTGAGTGGCAAAATGCCAGCGTGCTAGTGGTAGATTCTAGAATTGAAAGTGCCCAATCAATATTACCAATACTGGAACACTTTGCCAAAAACAAACAACCGCTCATGATTATCGCCGAAGATTTTGGTCCTGAGGCCTTACAAACCTTcattattaacaaaatgCGAGGGATGCtaaaaattgttgcaaTTAAAGCACCTAGTTTTGGAGAACGCCGCAAGGATTATTTACGCGACATTTCCATTGCAACAAATGCTACTTTTGTATCCAAAGACGTTGGCATATCATTAGAAGACATAACACCCACAATGCTAGGTAGTACTACTAGTATTGTTGTCAAAAAAGAGAGGACTTCAATTTTGACCAAGCCACAGTACCTTGATGCCATTAAACAGAG GGTTGACCAGCTCAAGCGTGAGTATGAAGACTCCACttcaaaatatgataaGGAGAAATTGAATGAACGCATCGCAGCACTTTCAGGAGGAATAGCTCGAATTAGA gTTGGCGCATCTACCGAGACAGAACTTAGTGAAAAGAGACTTCGTTACGAAGATGCAATTAATGCCGTACGAGCGGCTATGGAAACTGGTTATGTCCCTGGAGGAGGagttacatatttatacatgACCAAACCGGAATTTGTGGATAAAGTAATGAAGCATATTGAGGAGAGTGTCAAAGCTGAAATGGCTTCATCTGAAGATTCAGACCTCCACAAACCAG AAGAAATTGAGGGAGAGATTGAACTTGAGAAGGCGGGAgccaaaattgtaattgaTGCCATGAGCGCCATAACTAGACAAATCGCTAACAATGCAGGGGCGGACGGAGATAAGGTGGTGCAAAGAATTTTAAGCTCAGGAAAGGAATTTGGCTTTGGTTGGAATGCAAAGACCAATATCTATGGAGACATGATAAAACAAGGTGTTATTGATCCAACCAAGGTAATAACTAGTGCCATTGACCACTCCACTTCAGTGGCTGGATTGCTACTTACGACTGAAGGGATTATGGTACAGAAGGACCAGCCGAAAAAGGCTAAGGAAAATGTAAACGAGTTTGATGAGTAG
- a CDS encoding Cytochrome b5 (overlaps_old_locusTagID:BBM_III04275) yields the protein MDKHDIGHLKIITADELEANDGTDGNRLWICIKNIVYDVTDFHEHPGGMEEFINVGGKDATENFEEVGHSATAVDLMSEYVVGRLAIENDKN from the exons ATGGATAAACATGACATTGGTCacttaaaaattattactgCAGATGAGCTAGAGGCCAATGATGGGACCGATGGCAACCGTTTGTGGATTTGCATTAAGAACATAGTGTATGACGTTACTGACTTCCATGAACACCCAGGCGGAATGGAAGAGTTTATTAATGTGGGAG GTAAAGATGCAACGGAAAATTTTGAGGAGGTGGGTCACTCGGCAACAGCAGTCGACTTGATGTCAGAATATGTAGTGGGCAGACTGGCCAtagaaaatgataaaaattaa
- a CDS encoding Family of unknown function (DUF572) (overlaps_old_locusTagID:BBM_III04280) gives MSTLKAARADNFYYAPDTENPPERKIKRNPKPKNHFTNILAPTSSIYSESARPDGSLIRFEMPFKIICTKCNEYIAKGVRFNAKRREIGMHYTTVIYSFTIYCKSCTNPIVIETDPENTEYVVKIGARRKVDTFDTKDAGTLTLGATIEEKQLLATNPMFRLEHQLTSGNIELPEIKDKTVNADEFQNSISDGVTEKQRITMLQTLSNARSGDSYIANYALRRKFRQEKKALIQDRKRLENFSLPLADPVSNDVTKQISFVSENKKMMKHINTMVKCKGNSLFGVKKTSCLGKKKQQLEVVRHIASKIRTRI, from the coding sequence ATGTCAACTCTTAAGGCTGCTAGGGCAGACAACTTTTATTATGCCCCGGATACGGAGAATCCACCAGAACGCAAAATTAAGCGGAACCCCAAaccaaaaaatcatttcacaaatattttagcaCCTACCTCATCCATTTACAGTGAATCAGCTCGTCCTGATGGATCGCTCATCCGTTTTGAAATGCCATTTAAGATCATCTGTACCAAATGTAATGAGTATATAGCAAAGGGGGTCCGATTTAACGCTAAGCGCCGTGAAATTGGTATGCATTATACTACGGTAATCTATTCATTTActatttattgtaaatcGTGCACAAATCCTATTGTCATTGAAACTGATCCCGAAAATACGGAATACGTAGTCAAAATAGGCGCTAGGAGGAAGGTAGACACGTTCGATACCAAAGATGCAGGGACTTTGACTTTGGGTGCGACCATTGAAGAAAAGCAATTACTGGCAACAAATCCCATGTTCAGACTAGAACATCAGTTAACCAGTGGTAACATTGAATTGCCTGAGATAAAAGATAAAACAGTGAATGCTGATGAGTTTCAGAACAGCATTAGTGACGGTGTGACTGAAAAACAACGGATTACTATGCTACAAACCCTCAGCAATGCCAGGAGCGGTGACAGTTATATAGCAAACTATGCTTTGAGACGTAAATTCAGGCAAGAAAAGAAGGCATTGATACAGGACCGCAAAAgacttgaaaattttagttTGCCATTGGCAGATCCAGTGTCTAATGACGTTACCAAACAAATATCGTTTGTGAGTGAAAACAAGAAGATGATGAAACATATCAACACCATGGTCAAATGCAAGGGAAATTCATTGTTTGGCGTCAAAAAAACATCGTGTTTGGGTAAGAAGAAGCAACAATTGGAGGTTGTCAGACATATCGCATCTAAAATTCGCACTagaatttga
- a CDS encoding hypothetical protein (overlaps_old_locusTagID:BBM_III04285): MYRDLPCLEKSLIQPIRQKLSFKLVDNVQSEVIKPTTVQFDPRTYTNTLIVEQNYIIPFLNRIHIVKSPSSDLLYKNYLPGVTLAHHFPNRLLKVKESKRLPQDVYVNSYIDLDQCYGRSFIKNVKRSDAVPLLYNLIGKHCITLCINGNPPLSDMNCVSNWFNKLNKFEILQNLQLNILCHQPSQIWTRWMTTRFSDNLAKYAIDYGYYLASFSKLSWENTLTLFLYKPELISLLLTDRKGYIRWHSIGTPSNESLNILGKSVKQLLREKDS, translated from the exons ATGTATAGGGATTTACCTTGCCTGGAAAAATCACTAATCCAACCTATAAGACAAAAGCTATCATTTAAACTGGTCGATAATGTACAAAGTGAAGTAATAAAACCGACAACTGTTCAGTTTGATCCACGTACCTACACCAATACACTAATTGTAgaacaaaattacattatACCATTTTTAAATAG GATTCACATTGTAAAATCACCGAGTTCTGATTTactttacaaaaattatttaccagGAGTGACTCTGGCCCATCACTTCCCGAACCGTCTGCTTAAA gTCAAAGAATCTAAAAGATTGCCACAAGatgtatatgtaaattCTTATATTGACCTTGATCAGTGTTATGGCAGGTCtttcattaaaaatgtcaagAGATCAGATGCGGTTCCA ttattgtataatttgatCGGCAAACATTGTATAACATTGTGTATAAACGGGAATCCGCCATTATCAGACATGAACTGTGTTTCCAACTGGTTCAATAAACTTAATAAGTTTGAGATTTTACAAAACCttcaattaaatatactgTGCCACCAACCATCGCAAATTTGGACTAGATGGATGACGACGAGGTTTTCAGATAATTTG GCAAAATATGCCATTGACTATGGATACTATCTTGCCagtttttcaaaattatcttgGGAAAATACTCTAACCCTTTTCTTATACAAGCCTGAACTTATATCACTCTTGTTGACAGACAGGAAGGGGTACATTAGGTGGCATTCAATTGGCACACCGAGCAATGAATCACTAAACATACTGGGTAAATCCGTAAAACAATTGTTGCGTGAAAAGGACtcataa